One part of the Mariniblastus fucicola genome encodes these proteins:
- a CDS encoding FliO/MopB family protein codes for MKRKPQFFSPTALSLCVFVFGVTLANCNAQNLQTSSANQTQFYGQWSPPAETQQEVTPDPTKDRFRELFPPTKLQPIADRSASRYPLPQKPAPMVESLPKARPLQPISQNNFLQGSFSQEPSPGGDFARVNHHEASTAEAVMPLPKTNSNADWPPISESLDANQMVDGIKQESETALSGIVGSMQTSGKDFWSQFQANGGWGEKIASVFSGGDDRFRKVFGSLAVVIGGYLAFVWLMRKFNLSNNRGIPSEVIEVIGNAPFGPRKNLQLVRLGSKLLLLMSGPEGTHPVGEITDAAEVDYLISLCNGKGTKATRSVMSAVKKIGRGVAESSAPGRTLHPTSPGPSEKTFSASQLVQALESIQGSSRSNTVFEA; via the coding sequence ATGAAGCGAAAACCACAATTCTTTTCACCCACAGCGCTTTCGTTGTGCGTTTTCGTTTTCGGCGTCACATTGGCGAACTGCAATGCGCAGAATCTGCAAACCAGTTCCGCAAATCAAACGCAGTTCTACGGTCAGTGGAGTCCGCCGGCGGAAACTCAACAGGAAGTGACTCCAGACCCAACCAAAGACAGATTCCGGGAGCTGTTTCCTCCAACGAAACTGCAACCCATCGCAGATCGCTCAGCCAGCCGCTATCCGCTGCCGCAGAAACCGGCGCCGATGGTCGAAAGCTTGCCAAAGGCTCGTCCTCTGCAACCAATTAGCCAGAACAATTTTCTGCAAGGATCGTTCTCACAGGAACCCAGCCCTGGCGGAGACTTTGCACGCGTGAACCATCACGAGGCTTCTACGGCAGAAGCCGTTATGCCACTGCCAAAAACCAACTCGAACGCTGACTGGCCGCCCATTTCTGAATCGCTCGACGCCAATCAAATGGTCGACGGCATCAAACAGGAATCGGAAACAGCTCTCTCGGGGATCGTCGGATCGATGCAAACCAGTGGCAAGGATTTCTGGAGCCAGTTCCAGGCAAACGGTGGCTGGGGAGAGAAAATCGCAAGCGTATTCAGCGGCGGCGATGATCGTTTCCGTAAAGTCTTCGGCTCGTTGGCAGTCGTCATTGGCGGCTACCTCGCGTTTGTCTGGCTCATGCGAAAATTCAATCTGTCGAACAATCGTGGGATCCCGTCGGAAGTCATCGAAGTCATCGGCAATGCTCCCTTTGGACCACGAAAGAATCTACAACTGGTCCGCCTGGGCAGCAAACTTCTGTTGCTGATGAGCGGCCCGGAAGGCACTCACCCGGTTGGCGAAATTACTGACGCCGCGGAAGTCGACTATTTAATTTCGCTGTGCAACGGCAAAGGAACCAAGGCGACTCGATCGGTGATGTCGGCCGTCAAAAAGATTGGGCGTGGAGTTGCGGAATCGAGTGCTCCCGGACGGACGCTGCACCCGACCAGCCCCGGACCTTCTGAGAAGACTTTCTCTGCGTCGCAATTGGTGCAGGCTCTTGAGTCGATTCAGGGTTCCAGTCGTTCGAACACCGTTTTCGAAGCGTAG
- the fliP gene encoding flagellar type III secretion system pore protein FliP (The bacterial flagellar biogenesis protein FliP forms a type III secretion system (T3SS)-type pore required for flagellar assembly.) yields MTRFSQLIPTVALLAILLLPASAVDAYQSPLAPMPIGTNDAVSIESPTGTLVSPQSAPLQNLPSQSAPSRESETAAPPENVSASIDQLLSDQTESLTAPESLPSSIKLAVILGVLSLAPAIILMSTCYVRIIVVLTLLRQAFGVQQLPPTQVLTALSMFVTLLVMTPVWQEVKTEAFDPYTRAENPISWEEAWSNGVSPMKRFMLRQIQIANNEDSIAVFYQNLPQESASDSAELPTELEDVPIKIVLPAFLISELKVAFLLGFQIYLPFLILDLVVSSVTVSMGMVMLPPTMVSFPLKLILFVMVDGWNLVMGMLLQSFG; encoded by the coding sequence ATGACTCGTTTCTCTCAACTAATTCCAACCGTTGCGCTGCTGGCCATCCTGTTGCTACCAGCCAGCGCTGTAGATGCGTATCAATCGCCGCTGGCTCCGATGCCGATTGGCACCAACGATGCCGTTTCGATTGAAAGTCCGACAGGCACGTTGGTGTCACCACAAAGTGCGCCTTTGCAGAACCTGCCTTCGCAAAGTGCGCCATCACGCGAATCCGAAACTGCAGCCCCGCCGGAAAATGTATCGGCGAGCATCGATCAACTGCTATCGGACCAGACGGAATCTCTGACGGCGCCCGAGTCGCTGCCTTCGTCGATCAAACTGGCTGTAATTCTTGGCGTCCTGTCACTGGCGCCGGCGATCATTTTGATGTCCACGTGCTACGTCCGAATCATTGTCGTGCTGACCTTGCTGCGACAGGCCTTTGGAGTGCAGCAACTGCCGCCGACGCAGGTGCTGACGGCGCTTTCGATGTTCGTGACGCTGCTGGTGATGACTCCGGTTTGGCAGGAAGTCAAAACGGAGGCCTTTGACCCGTACACGCGTGCGGAGAATCCGATTTCGTGGGAAGAGGCCTGGAGCAACGGCGTGTCACCAATGAAGCGGTTCATGTTGCGGCAAATTCAAATCGCAAACAACGAAGATTCCATTGCTGTTTTCTATCAGAACTTGCCACAAGAATCGGCTTCTGATTCTGCCGAGCTTCCGACGGAATTGGAAGACGTCCCGATCAAGATCGTATTGCCGGCGTTCCTGATCAGTGAACTGAAGGTCGCTTTCTTACTGGGGTTTCAAATCTATCTACCATTTCTGATTCTCGATCTGGTCGTTTCGTCGGTCACGGTGTCGATGGGCATGGTGATGCTGCCGCCGACGATGGTGAGCTTTCCGTTGAAGCTGATTTTGTTCGTGATGGTCGATGGATGGAATCTGGTGATGGGGATGTTGCTGCAAAGCTTTGGTTGA
- a CDS encoding flagellar biosynthetic protein FliQ — protein sequence MEPESAIEASREAIKVCFMVGGPILAVCLIVGLLMGLAQAMSHIQDQALATVPKILAIMAVIGLALPWFADRMMDFSKEQFSRPFMAKTASASRTEPVAEHQVESLLAPESTFDESYYPRLDAPPLESSRPSPSRPVATQASFQKQKINPVPGVEKKESPNPFSLPSYRFSRRPSENIEG from the coding sequence ATGGAACCTGAATCAGCAATCGAAGCCAGCCGCGAAGCGATCAAAGTCTGTTTCATGGTCGGCGGACCCATCTTGGCCGTTTGTCTAATCGTCGGTCTGTTGATGGGACTGGCACAAGCCATGTCTCACATCCAGGACCAGGCTCTGGCAACCGTCCCGAAAATCCTCGCCATCATGGCGGTCATTGGCTTGGCTCTGCCGTGGTTCGCGGATCGCATGATGGATTTCTCCAAAGAACAATTTAGCCGACCGTTCATGGCAAAAACTGCTTCTGCGTCCAGGACGGAACCCGTCGCCGAGCACCAAGTTGAATCATTGCTTGCGCCTGAATCGACATTTGACGAAAGCTACTATCCGCGTCTTGATGCGCCACCGCTTGAGTCATCGCGGCCATCGCCATCGCGTCCGGTGGCGACGCAGGCTTCGTTTCAAAAACAGAAAATCAATCCGGTTCCCGGCGTCGAGAAAAAAGAGTCGCCGAACCCGTTCTCGCTTCCCAGCTACCGGTTTAGTCGCCGACCGAGCGAAAACATCGAAGGGTAG
- a CDS encoding flagellar biosynthetic protein FliR has product MVSAFLLVFFRIAAMVFTAPILGSKAVSAKHRVLVSLVLAGVSFSAMPQAATNAIPLDANFIAPLASEISIGVSLGLGTMIIFSAAQMAGNILGQLAGLQFFDQLDPTTGGTSSPVGQLFGLTSLATFALMNGPDLVVGSVLHTFHQLPPGTAIASVGLLELIPQILQQSFILSISGVGPGIAAMLVTSITFGFVCRTFPQMNLTSLALGSNVSIMFLAIFLTLGGCIWLFVDDLGPTLEQIQSVFVSSATGFSQ; this is encoded by the coding sequence GTGGTTTCAGCGTTCCTATTGGTCTTCTTTCGCATCGCGGCGATGGTTTTCACCGCTCCGATTTTGGGCAGCAAAGCCGTTTCGGCAAAGCATCGAGTTCTCGTTTCACTTGTCCTGGCCGGAGTCAGTTTTTCGGCAATGCCACAGGCGGCCACAAATGCCATTCCTCTGGATGCGAACTTCATAGCGCCGCTGGCCAGCGAGATTTCGATCGGCGTCAGCCTCGGGCTGGGGACGATGATCATTTTTTCCGCGGCACAAATGGCAGGCAACATCCTCGGGCAACTCGCTGGCTTGCAATTCTTCGACCAGCTTGACCCAACCACCGGCGGTACCAGCTCACCTGTCGGCCAATTGTTTGGACTAACTTCTTTGGCAACGTTTGCTTTGATGAACGGGCCGGATCTGGTTGTGGGGTCGGTCCTGCACACGTTTCACCAGCTCCCCCCAGGCACAGCAATCGCCAGCGTCGGCTTGCTGGAACTGATCCCACAGATCCTGCAACAGAGTTTCATTCTCTCGATCAGCGGCGTCGGCCCCGGTATCGCAGCGATGCTGGTAACGAGCATTACTTTCGGTTTTGTATGCCGCACGTTCCCGCAAATGAATTTGACATCGCTGGCTCTCGGTTCCAACGTATCCATCATGTTCCTGGCAATCTTTCTGACGCTCGGAGGTTGTATTTGGCTGTTTGTAGATGACCTGGGACCGACGTTGGAACAGATCCAATCGGTATTCGTCAGTTCCGCGACAGGATTCAGCCAATGA
- a CDS encoding EscU/YscU/HrcU family type III secretion system export apparatus switch protein: MNSSNEERQHPATAARLKRAREEGDVAHSDELATAIQMVAGVATLWFCAATIGNGLRKTTIGLWSSSSISASPDAIVQTSQSLLWTTMRLVLPFLISMFVIGTLAHVMQTRFLIKRPKISLSSISPTRWFGSIFSAKGFGQLIIASPKVLVALGVGAASVWSHRESIFMLGGMPTNLLASALLQITATVGISVAVSLLACSIVDYGMQWYGFQQRTRMTDQEMREEIRGQTGDPQIAKVRHQRMREITGEHS, from the coding sequence ATGAATTCTTCCAATGAGGAACGTCAGCATCCGGCCACCGCAGCGCGGCTTAAGCGAGCGCGTGAAGAAGGCGACGTTGCTCACAGTGACGAACTGGCAACCGCGATTCAAATGGTCGCCGGAGTTGCGACGCTTTGGTTTTGCGCCGCCACCATTGGAAACGGTTTGAGGAAGACGACGATTGGGCTGTGGAGCTCCAGTTCGATCAGTGCTTCGCCGGACGCAATCGTGCAAACGTCTCAGTCGCTTTTGTGGACGACGATGCGACTGGTCTTGCCGTTTCTGATCTCAATGTTCGTCATCGGAACGCTGGCTCATGTGATGCAGACCAGATTTCTGATCAAACGACCCAAGATCTCACTTTCATCGATCAGCCCGACGCGCTGGTTTGGAAGTATTTTTTCCGCGAAGGGGTTCGGCCAGCTGATCATCGCGTCGCCGAAGGTTCTGGTCGCGTTAGGGGTCGGTGCGGCGTCTGTTTGGAGTCACCGCGAATCGATCTTCATGCTGGGCGGCATGCCCACCAACCTGCTTGCATCCGCTCTACTGCAGATCACAGCCACCGTCGGAATCAGCGTCGCCGTTTCGCTACTGGCATGTTCTATCGTGGACTATGGAATGCAATGGTACGGATTTCAACAGCGGACCCGGATGACGGACCAGGAAATGCGAGAAGAAATCCGCGGCCAAACCGGTGACCCGCAGATCGCCAAAGTTCGCCACCAGCGAATGCGTGAAATCACTGGAGAGCATTCGTAG
- a CDS encoding outer membrane protein assembly factor BamB family protein: MNVVSRFCFLLIVVLAQPVWGQSWMQFRGNAANPVSESQNVATKWSATENIQWKTEIEGRGWSSPIVVDDRVFVTTAVNENETKPPQAGTNYSNAYVAELMKEGLSQEEVEKRVMERDFELPDSVNLHCFLVCLDLNSGKELWRHEYHTGKPPGGMHRKNSFASETPLSDGNHVFVYATHVGLYAYTLDGKQVWNTSLENHPIYMEFGTGTSPVLLDEKIIILDDNEEASSIAAYNKTDGSQIWKTQRSGPASKPAASASGPPAGMPKSGWATPYVWKTPERTEIVTVGPSLAVSYDESGNELWRMKGMTPAPSASSFAFGDFLLLNGGKMQPVYAIRPGAQGDITLEKGTLKSEFVEWSRPRAGTYIPTPVAHDGGLYVLQDNGILQRYDTSTGEQSYKKRIKSSGADFTSSPWVMGDKLFCLSEQGDTYVLKTGSEYELLHTNSLGEFCMASPAVAGDRLILRTESAIYSIAKQ; the protein is encoded by the coding sequence ATGAACGTCGTTTCGCGATTTTGTTTCCTGTTGATTGTCGTGCTCGCTCAACCTGTCTGGGGTCAGTCCTGGATGCAGTTTCGTGGTAACGCCGCGAACCCGGTGAGTGAAAGCCAGAACGTTGCGACGAAGTGGTCTGCGACGGAAAACATTCAGTGGAAAACTGAAATTGAAGGCCGAGGCTGGTCGTCGCCAATCGTGGTAGATGATCGGGTTTTCGTCACGACCGCAGTCAACGAAAACGAAACGAAGCCGCCGCAAGCCGGTACGAACTACAGTAATGCCTATGTCGCAGAGCTGATGAAGGAGGGGCTTTCGCAGGAAGAAGTCGAGAAACGCGTGATGGAACGCGACTTCGAATTGCCAGACAGCGTGAACCTGCACTGCTTTCTAGTGTGCCTCGATTTGAATTCCGGCAAAGAGCTTTGGCGGCATGAGTACCACACTGGAAAGCCGCCCGGAGGAATGCATCGCAAGAACAGCTTTGCTTCCGAGACTCCGCTCAGCGATGGCAATCATGTGTTCGTCTATGCGACGCATGTCGGGCTCTACGCTTATACGCTCGATGGGAAACAGGTTTGGAATACTTCCTTGGAGAACCATCCGATCTACATGGAGTTCGGCACAGGAACCTCGCCGGTGTTGCTTGACGAAAAGATCATCATTCTGGACGATAACGAGGAAGCCTCTTCAATCGCCGCCTACAACAAAACAGATGGGTCGCAAATCTGGAAGACTCAGCGAAGCGGACCTGCCAGCAAGCCTGCCGCTTCGGCTTCAGGTCCGCCGGCTGGAATGCCCAAGTCAGGTTGGGCGACGCCGTACGTTTGGAAAACGCCAGAGCGAACTGAAATCGTGACCGTAGGACCAAGCTTGGCGGTGAGCTATGACGAAAGTGGCAACGAGCTATGGAGGATGAAGGGCATGACGCCGGCTCCGTCTGCAAGTTCGTTCGCATTCGGCGATTTTCTGTTGCTCAACGGAGGAAAGATGCAGCCAGTCTATGCAATTCGCCCCGGAGCACAGGGTGATATTACGCTTGAGAAGGGAACGCTCAAGAGTGAGTTTGTTGAGTGGTCGCGGCCGCGTGCGGGAACCTACATTCCGACCCCAGTCGCTCACGACGGCGGACTCTATGTTTTACAAGACAACGGAATTCTGCAGCGTTACGACACGAGCACCGGCGAGCAATCGTACAAGAAGCGAATCAAATCCAGCGGCGCGGACTTCACAAGTTCGCCGTGGGTGATGGGCGACAAGCTTTTCTGCTTGAGCGAACAGGGAGATACGTATGTGCTCAAGACCGGCAGCGAGTACGAATTGCTGCACACCAATTCCCTGGGTGAGTTTTGCATGGCGAGTCCTGCTGTCGCCGGTGATCGACTGATCTTGCGAACAGAATCTGCGATCTACTCAATCGCAAAGCAGTAG
- a CDS encoding sulfotransferase family protein, whose amino-acid sequence MAVRSEKKTKGNWYPPWAPRFWSGMKCGDYLSLLRENRFQIHPIKYPMTVLVGGCTVLNSGAAAVQRLLMQKKITDTQIENPPIFVIGHWRSGTTLMHELLSLDERFAFPNTLDTFTPNHFLITRYLLGPLLSLLLPKRRPMDDMSVRLGSPQEDDFALCAYGAPTPYRRVAFPNRKGRDHLQLNLSLAEPNQRVELQKALEHFLKSLTIRYGSKQLVLKSPPHTGRVKQLAQWFPQAKFIHLSRHPHKVVASTMRLWKLLDEIQGFQLPNYDDNWLKNYVFECKDLMYQAYFQQRETLPKNQLAEVKFESLLEDPAGVMRGVYEQLELGNFEAASPSIESYFDARKDHKIRTSGIDPEFAEDINHHWREYMEAFGYE is encoded by the coding sequence ATGGCTGTTAGATCTGAGAAGAAAACAAAAGGCAACTGGTACCCGCCCTGGGCTCCGCGATTTTGGAGCGGCATGAAGTGCGGCGACTATCTTTCGTTGCTGCGCGAAAATCGATTTCAGATCCACCCGATCAAGTATCCGATGACGGTGCTGGTCGGGGGCTGCACGGTGCTCAATTCGGGCGCTGCTGCGGTGCAGCGATTGCTGATGCAAAAGAAGATCACCGATACGCAGATCGAAAATCCTCCGATTTTCGTGATTGGACATTGGCGTTCTGGAACGACGTTGATGCACGAACTGTTGTCGCTGGATGAACGTTTTGCGTTTCCAAATACTCTCGACACGTTCACGCCAAATCATTTTCTCATCACTCGCTATTTACTGGGTCCGTTGCTGAGCCTGTTGCTGCCCAAGCGGCGGCCAATGGACGACATGTCGGTGCGTTTGGGATCGCCACAGGAAGACGATTTTGCGCTGTGCGCCTACGGAGCTCCGACACCCTATCGACGGGTTGCGTTTCCGAATCGAAAAGGCCGCGATCATTTGCAACTGAACCTTTCATTGGCGGAACCGAATCAGCGAGTCGAATTGCAAAAGGCGCTGGAGCACTTTCTCAAGTCGCTTACGATTCGCTACGGGTCGAAGCAGTTGGTGCTGAAGTCGCCTCCGCACACAGGTCGCGTCAAGCAGTTGGCTCAATGGTTCCCGCAAGCGAAATTCATTCACCTGTCGCGGCATCCGCACAAGGTTGTCGCTTCGACGATGCGGCTGTGGAAACTGCTGGATGAAATTCAGGGCTTTCAGCTGCCGAACTATGACGATAACTGGTTGAAGAATTACGTTTTCGAGTGCAAAGACCTGATGTACCAGGCTTATTTTCAGCAGCGGGAAACGTTACCGAAAAATCAACTGGCGGAAGTGAAATTTGAATCGCTGTTGGAAGATCCGGCGGGCGTGATGCGTGGCGTATACGAGCAGTTGGAGCTTGGGAATTTTGAGGCGGCAAGTCCGTCGATCGAATCCTATTTCGACGCTCGCAAGGATCACAAAATACGTACTTCCGGGATTGATCCAGAGTTTGCCGAGGATATCAATCATCATTGGCGCGAGTACATGGAAGCCTTCGGTTACGAGTAG
- a CDS encoding DEAD/DEAH box helicase gives MNLSNVSVRRLVKLRTLPGNPMLHNFENAGIDGVLPAAQPAAIGLSIGLSDGPVDFFADDLLAACSGAKVPVISARSAGKPPKIYSYFFEPQEVDRDKFSSAKSDDVPKLESAEPVSPSNVQNQTRTRIKPPKDVIKLEDRLFFMLQPPLESILSNRTMRFPFKPFDFQYEGIAFLFPRYNAILADEMGLGKTMQAITAIRLLLRTESAKRILLICPKPLVANWLREFKTWAPEITVANISGSQVDRDWQWKHDRAMVKIANYELMIRDEATVTNLDPAFDLVILDEAQRVKNKANSTSQVIQKIERKRSWAITGTPIENSIEDLVGICEFVSPGLVHSGLDARQIRTRVQDLIIRRTKDLVMKDMPPRLMRDAELGLTAEQQATYEAAEKDGVIKLNEMGHEVTIKHVFELVLRLKQICNFDPRTKSSSKIERLKADMEEIAASGQKAIVFSQWVDSIKEVSGQISEFNPLEFHGRIPSKQREPILKEFKEDPNRHILLMSYGAGSVGLNLQFCRYVFLFDRWWNPAIEDQAINRAHRIGAAGSVTITRMIMAGTIEQRIHEILEAKRELFREILDVEEQPAKRGLSRDEIFGLFKLTTPDGKIFGDAA, from the coding sequence ATGAACCTTTCGAACGTATCCGTCAGGCGATTGGTGAAGCTCAGAACGTTGCCCGGCAATCCGATGCTGCATAACTTTGAAAACGCAGGCATTGATGGTGTCTTGCCCGCCGCCCAGCCTGCAGCCATCGGGCTTTCGATCGGACTGAGCGATGGCCCGGTGGATTTCTTTGCCGATGATTTGTTGGCAGCCTGCTCCGGGGCAAAGGTTCCTGTTATCTCTGCGCGTTCCGCTGGCAAGCCACCGAAAATTTACAGCTACTTCTTTGAGCCGCAGGAAGTGGATCGCGACAAATTTTCGAGCGCGAAATCGGATGATGTTCCAAAGTTGGAATCTGCGGAGCCTGTTTCGCCAAGCAACGTACAGAACCAAACTCGGACTCGCATCAAGCCGCCCAAGGACGTGATCAAGCTCGAGGACCGTTTGTTCTTCATGCTCCAACCGCCGCTCGAGTCGATCCTGTCGAATCGTACGATGCGGTTTCCGTTCAAGCCTTTCGACTTTCAATACGAAGGCATCGCGTTCCTGTTTCCTCGCTACAACGCGATCCTTGCTGACGAAATGGGCCTCGGGAAAACGATGCAGGCGATCACTGCGATCCGCTTGTTGTTGCGGACCGAAAGTGCGAAACGCATTTTGCTGATCTGTCCCAAACCGCTGGTGGCAAACTGGCTGCGGGAATTCAAGACGTGGGCTCCCGAAATTACCGTCGCCAATATCTCAGGCTCGCAGGTCGACCGGGACTGGCAGTGGAAGCACGATCGTGCGATGGTCAAAATCGCCAACTACGAGCTGATGATTCGCGATGAAGCCACGGTCACGAATCTGGATCCGGCTTTCGATCTGGTAATCCTCGATGAGGCTCAGCGAGTTAAAAATAAAGCCAACTCAACTTCCCAGGTCATCCAGAAAATTGAACGCAAGCGATCCTGGGCGATCACCGGGACTCCGATCGAAAACAGCATTGAAGATCTGGTCGGTATCTGTGAGTTCGTCTCGCCAGGGTTGGTCCACTCGGGCCTCGACGCGCGACAGATTCGGACTCGGGTTCAAGACCTGATCATCCGTCGCACCAAAGATCTGGTGATGAAAGACATGCCGCCGCGTTTGATGCGCGATGCGGAACTTGGGCTCACGGCGGAGCAACAGGCAACGTATGAGGCCGCCGAGAAAGACGGAGTGATCAAGCTCAATGAGATGGGGCACGAAGTCACGATCAAACATGTCTTCGAACTGGTCTTGCGATTGAAGCAAATTTGCAATTTTGATCCGCGCACCAAATCCAGCAGCAAGATCGAGCGGCTCAAGGCGGACATGGAAGAGATCGCTGCCAGCGGGCAAAAGGCGATCGTGTTCAGTCAATGGGTAGATTCGATCAAGGAAGTCAGCGGCCAGATCTCGGAATTCAATCCGCTTGAGTTTCACGGTCGGATTCCGTCCAAGCAACGAGAGCCGATCCTCAAGGAATTCAAGGAAGATCCCAATCGACATATCTTGTTGATGAGTTACGGCGCCGGCAGCGTTGGTCTGAACCTTCAGTTTTGCCGCTATGTTTTCCTGTTCGACCGTTGGTGGAATCCGGCAATCGAGGATCAGGCAATCAATCGAGCCCATCGTATCGGGGCCGCCGGCAGTGTGACGATCACCCGGATGATCATGGCGGGAACGATCGAGCAACGAATTCACGAGATACTCGAAGCAAAACGGGAGCTGTTTCGCGAAATACTTGACGTCGAGGAACAGCCTGCGAAACGCGGACTTTCACGTGACGAAATATTTGGGCTGTTTAAGCTAACGACGCCAGACGGTAAGATCTTCGGCGATGCAGCCTGA
- a CDS encoding Gfo/Idh/MocA family oxidoreductase: MTIKRRHFLKSSLAAGAAISLPAMAYGRVLGTNEKIRCAVIGLNGRGKDHIRGLGDNVVAYCDCDESILGQRADGKDVATFVDYRKLLEQKDIDAVSIATPNHQHSIMGIRAVMAGKHVYCEKPVSHNVWEGRQLTEAQKKYDRIIQCGTQSRSSPSLQEASAWVRGGALGKIQYAIGTCFKPRKSIGKLDSPLKLAKSVNYDMWCGPAEKRELYRPKLHYDWHWDFNTGNGDMGNQGIHQMDIARWFLGYDTISPRVLSIGGRLGYEDAADTPNTQTVIHDYPDAPLIFETRGLPKAKEFQAKVESKSPKYWDRNMDNYRGSKIGVIVQCENGYVVIPSYGSAKAFDNDGNEVQSWSSSGDHYANFLDAVASNDQSKLNAPIVEGHISSALCHTGGMSHQLGEQVALSDIESSLDSESDIFKESFDRLKQHLIANGVDVESGKALTLGADIKFDENSEQVLGNEKASHMMSRDYRAGYEVPSIAAKAAS; encoded by the coding sequence ATGACGATCAAACGACGCCACTTTCTCAAATCATCGCTTGCCGCTGGCGCCGCGATCAGTCTTCCCGCGATGGCCTATGGTCGCGTTTTGGGAACGAATGAAAAAATTCGATGCGCCGTCATTGGTCTCAACGGTCGCGGCAAAGATCACATTCGCGGCTTGGGCGACAACGTCGTGGCCTACTGCGACTGTGACGAAAGCATTCTTGGACAGCGGGCCGACGGCAAAGACGTGGCTACTTTCGTCGACTATCGAAAGCTGCTGGAGCAAAAAGACATCGACGCCGTTTCGATCGCGACGCCAAACCATCAGCACTCGATCATGGGCATCCGCGCGGTTATGGCGGGCAAGCATGTCTACTGTGAGAAGCCTGTTTCGCACAATGTCTGGGAAGGTCGTCAGCTTACCGAAGCACAGAAGAAATACGATCGTATCATCCAGTGTGGAACTCAATCCCGATCCAGCCCCAGTTTGCAGGAAGCGTCCGCATGGGTTCGCGGTGGAGCGCTCGGCAAGATTCAGTACGCGATTGGAACCTGCTTCAAACCGCGCAAGAGTATTGGCAAGCTGGATTCTCCTTTGAAGCTGGCCAAAAGCGTCAACTACGACATGTGGTGCGGGCCGGCGGAGAAGCGTGAGCTCTATCGCCCGAAACTGCATTACGATTGGCACTGGGACTTTAACACTGGCAACGGAGACATGGGGAATCAGGGGATTCACCAAATGGACATCGCTCGTTGGTTCCTGGGCTATGACACGATTTCGCCACGCGTGCTCAGTATCGGCGGACGACTGGGTTACGAGGACGCTGCAGACACGCCCAATACGCAGACCGTAATTCACGACTATCCCGACGCTCCATTGATTTTCGAAACTCGTGGCTTGCCAAAGGCAAAAGAGTTTCAGGCGAAAGTGGAATCGAAGAGCCCCAAGTACTGGGATCGCAACATGGACAACTATCGCGGCTCGAAGATTGGAGTCATCGTGCAGTGTGAAAACGGCTACGTCGTGATTCCGTCATACGGTTCGGCGAAAGCTTTCGACAATGACGGCAACGAAGTCCAATCGTGGAGCAGCAGTGGAGATCACTACGCGAACTTCCTCGATGCGGTTGCGTCCAACGATCAGTCGAAACTGAACGCTCCGATTGTCGAAGGTCACATTTCCAGTGCACTTTGTCACACCGGCGGAATGTCTCATCAGCTCGGTGAGCAAGTTGCATTGTCGGACATCGAGTCTTCTCTCGACAGCGAGAGCGATATTTTCAAGGAATCGTTCGATCGATTGAAACAGCACCTCATTGCCAACGGAGTCGACGTCGAATCCGGCAAAGCACTGACTTTGGGCGCGGACATCAAGTTCGACGAAAACTCGGAACAGGTGTTGGGCAACGAAAAAGCCAGCCACATGATGTCGCGAGACTATCGTGCGGGCTATGAAGTTCCATCGATTGCGGCAAAGGCTGCGTCGTAG